One window from the genome of Spirochaetota bacterium encodes:
- a CDS encoding phosphatidylglycerophosphatase A, with the protein MSRIVELVVKFLATGGLVGYLPVARGTFGTLIGVAIFILLSGYTVVFYALIVILTVIAFPVSNYAEKEIFKTKDSSYIVIDEVVGYLVSTVGFTFSFNPQGITILVLTFIIFRIFDIFKPYPIVHIQSLGGGVGIVLDDIFAGVMTNILVRILMSFEISRIFMPLF; encoded by the coding sequence ATGAGTAGGATAGTTGAGTTAGTAGTTAAGTTTCTTGCTACTGGAGGTTTGGTTGGTTATTTACCAGTTGCTAGAGGAACTTTTGGAACTTTGATAGGAGTTGCTATCTTCATATTATTAAGTGGTTATACAGTTGTATTTTATGCCCTTATTGTCATACTAACAGTAATAGCATTTCCTGTTAGTAATTATGCAGAGAAAGAAATATTTAAAACTAAAGATAGCAGTTATATAGTGATTGATGAAGTTGTAGGTTATCTGGTCTCAACAGTTGGCTTTACATTCAGCTTCAATCCTCAAGGTATAACTATACTTGTCCTAACATTCATCATATTTAGAATATTTGATATATTCAAACCTTATCCTATTGTTCATATCCAGTCGCTAGGTGGAGGAGTGGGAATTGTACTTGATGACATATTTGCGGGTGTAATGACTAATATTCTAGTTAGAATACTTATGTCATTTGAAATATCAAGGATCTTTATGCCACTGTTCTAA
- a CDS encoding VWA domain-containing protein, whose protein sequence is MRFVLVFCLIFILGLVGFSDTYVIVIDTSLSMVRKLPDGRRIYDVALMSLSNSVFSLKSGDVVYIVDFNENVYIRPPIRVEGEHTKEVIYKIMTGTQPYGKWTFTYRMLEEIATLIKVSNIPPDRSKVIIISDGIDDPPIKTKKYSVQLEKLSTLFDKNQLIYYISLEKLISSKTVSPKSELAKQLRETEQIRVIEVSDTNQVSYAVETAFTGGDNILDIVLYISVTTILVVLIGFIVFSNFVIPSVASKKSGITNLICSSAKVKKTIPIKGHKISISGSKGKFVLPGWTYPGEMTIKATMKGYMILFSTTSGLLISIPDKSILSRGMSFDVGNYHFEVS, encoded by the coding sequence ATGAGATTTGTGCTAGTATTTTGTTTAATTTTCATTCTAGGACTTGTAGGTTTCTCGGATACATACGTAATTGTTATAGACACTTCGTTGAGTATGGTTAGAAAGTTGCCTGACGGTAGAAGGATATACGATGTTGCCTTGATGTCTCTGTCTAATTCAGTTTTCTCTCTCAAAAGTGGAGATGTAGTTTATATCGTTGATTTTAATGAGAATGTTTATATAAGACCACCAATAAGAGTTGAGGGAGAGCATACTAAGGAAGTCATATACAAAATAATGACAGGGACACAACCGTATGGAAAATGGACATTTACCTACCGAATGCTTGAGGAGATAGCAACGCTAATAAAGGTTAGTAATATCCCCCCAGATAGGTCAAAGGTTATAATAATATCGGATGGAATTGACGACCCGCCTATAAAAACGAAGAAATACTCCGTTCAACTTGAGAAGTTATCTACACTTTTTGACAAGAATCAACTTATATACTACATCTCTTTGGAGAAACTCATATCTAGCAAAACTGTGTCTCCAAAATCAGAGTTAGCAAAACAACTTAGGGAGACAGAGCAGATAAGAGTTATAGAAGTCTCTGATACTAATCAGGTGTCTTATGCAGTTGAGACTGCTTTTACTGGTGGGGATAATATTCTTGACATAGTATTGTATATCTCGGTGACTACGATACTAGTTGTGTTGATAGGTTTCATAGTTTTCAGCAACTTTGTAATTCCTAGTGTAGCAAGTAAGAAATCAGGTATAACCAATCTTATCTGTTCATCTGCGAAGGTTAAGAAGACTATTCCTATCAAGGGGCACAAGATATCTATATCTGGTTCCAAAGGTAAGTTTGTTCTACCTGGTTGGACCTACCCCGGAGAGATGACGATAAAGGCTACTATGAAGGGATATATGATTTTGTTTTCTACTACATCTGGTTTGTTAATATCAATACCAGATAAGTCTATTTTGAGTAGGGGTATGTCCTTTGATGTTGGTAATTACCATTTTGAGGTCTCTTAG
- a CDS encoding chemotaxis protein CheW gives MKFVTFSVYNQKYAVDIAYTEEVMVMLPYLEVPHSYEFVEGVVDIRGEIVPVISLRKRFGVFEENKGKTYLVVVTVDGKKYGLRVDSVEGVIDANETEMSSSSELGEISSEFITSVVRKNTELFIVLDVKKLIEIKQVV, from the coding sequence ATGAAGTTTGTTACATTTTCGGTTTATAACCAGAAGTATGCAGTGGATATAGCATACACTGAAGAAGTTATGGTTATGCTACCTTACCTTGAAGTTCCGCATTCTTACGAGTTTGTTGAGGGAGTAGTTGATATAAGAGGTGAAATAGTTCCTGTGATAAGTTTAAGAAAGCGCTTTGGAGTTTTTGAGGAGAATAAGGGTAAAACCTACCTCGTTGTTGTAACTGTTGATGGCAAGAAATATGGTCTAAGAGTTGATTCAGTTGAAGGAGTAATTGATGCTAATGAGACAGAGATGTCTTCATCAAGCGAGCTAGGTGAAATAAGTAGTGAGTTTATAACATCAGTGGTCAGAAAGAATACGGAACTTTTTATAGTTTTGGATGTCAAAAAACTCATAGAGATAAAGCAAGTAGTATAA
- the lpxD gene encoding UDP-3-O-(3-hydroxymyristoyl)glucosamine N-acyltransferase has protein sequence MKYNIQALANFVNGIVEGDHNEDIYGICEYTDGKKGYITFVVDKKKYLEALKSEVSAIITPYEFEYQGKTLIKVEDPRFAIAKIAELFYPYENVGFEGISDLAYISKSAKIGSNVTIMPFVTIQDNVTIGNKVVIYSGVFIGYDVKIGNNVIIRPNVVIYPGSVIGNNVIIHSGAVIGADGFGYAFHKGEYYKIPHLGKVVIEDNVEIGANTCIDRAFIGETVIGKGTKIDNLVQIAHNVKIGSNCVIVSQAGIAGSANIGNNVVIAGQAGVVDHAKIGDNVVIMAQAGVDDREVPPNKVLLGSPAREALEQRRIFAAEVKLPELVKRVKQLEDEVQSIKGNK, from the coding sequence ATGAAGTATAATATTCAAGCGCTAGCGAATTTTGTCAACGGTATCGTTGAAGGTGATCACAACGAGGATATATACGGAATATGTGAATACACTGACGGCAAGAAAGGTTACATAACATTCGTTGTTGATAAGAAAAAGTATCTGGAAGCACTTAAGAGTGAGGTATCAGCCATAATAACTCCCTATGAGTTTGAGTATCAAGGCAAGACACTCATAAAAGTTGAGGACCCTAGATTTGCCATAGCCAAAATAGCAGAACTTTTCTATCCTTACGAGAATGTAGGATTTGAAGGTATATCTGACTTAGCTTACATATCCAAAAGTGCCAAAATTGGAAGTAATGTTACTATAATGCCATTTGTTACTATTCAGGACAACGTCACCATAGGCAACAAAGTGGTCATCTATTCGGGAGTATTCATAGGATATGATGTCAAGATCGGAAATAATGTCATTATAAGACCTAATGTAGTAATATACCCTGGTAGTGTAATAGGTAACAATGTTATCATACATTCTGGCGCAGTAATAGGAGCTGATGGATTTGGCTATGCTTTCCATAAAGGGGAATACTACAAAATACCTCACCTAGGAAAAGTTGTAATTGAAGATAACGTTGAAATTGGTGCTAATACTTGTATTGATAGAGCATTCATAGGTGAGACTGTGATAGGCAAAGGAACCAAAATAGATAACCTAGTCCAAATAGCACACAATGTCAAGATAGGTAGTAATTGTGTAATAGTCTCTCAAGCAGGAATAGCAGGTAGTGCCAATATTGGTAATAATGTTGTTATCGCTGGACAGGCTGGCGTAGTTGATCACGCTAAAATAGGAGATAATGTAGTTATTATGGCACAAGCAGGTGTAGATGATAGAGAAGTTCCTCCAAACAAGGTTCTTCTAGGCTCACCAGCAAGAGAAGCATTAGAACAGAGGAGAATTTTTGCTGCCGAGGTAAAACTACCAGAATTAGTAAAGAGAGTGAAGCAACTAGAAGACGAAGTCCAGAGCATCAAAGGTAATAAGTGA
- a CDS encoding OmpH family outer membrane protein, with the protein MRILSVFTTSILSLVLCYTLYGYSKVEKIGVVDLIEVFDKFVEDKEIAKEFNDYRKTSKDRLDSMSKELGTLRNRVIELSNKIVSAGTNVDYQLSNDYKKIVEEYDKKLNEYLNEVKKVEENLNRYRDSLRQYVYRDIINYIRSYGDKNGFTMILDTRGNVIYYSKGNDITSDLSKWIKVQEDAKKKY; encoded by the coding sequence ATGCGTATTTTGAGTGTATTTACTACTTCTATACTATCTTTGGTTCTCTGTTATACCCTATACGGATACAGCAAAGTTGAAAAAATAGGAGTAGTTGACCTTATTGAGGTATTTGACAAGTTTGTTGAAGACAAGGAAATAGCAAAAGAGTTTAACGATTATCGGAAGACCTCAAAAGACAGATTAGATAGTATGAGTAAGGAACTTGGTACTTTGAGAAATAGAGTAATAGAGTTATCAAACAAGATTGTTTCAGCAGGCACTAATGTAGATTATCAACTTTCAAATGACTACAAGAAAATTGTAGAAGAGTACGATAAAAAACTAAACGAATATCTAAACGAGGTAAAAAAGGTTGAAGAAAATCTCAACAGATATAGAGATAGTTTAAGGCAGTATGTATATAGAGACATAATAAACTACATAAGATCTTACGGAGACAAGAACGGCTTTACAATGATACTTGATACAAGAGGTAATGTGATTTATTATTCCAAAGGTAATGACATAACTTCAGACTTGAGCAAATGGATAAAGGTCCAAGAAGACGCTAAAAAGAAATATTGA
- the murB gene encoding UDP-N-acetylmuramate dehydrogenase, whose translation MIIMMLNVMLMLGTILKGQERNFEVVEDFNIKPLTTFRIGGIVRYFVRVYNEEGLVRILGILNEESIPFFLLGGGSNLLVSDGVIDGLVVIKLEGTFKEVEVLRGTDDEVFVKVGAGYSLPSFSKFALDNGLSGVEFCIAIPGSFGGGLIMNAGAHGGELKDVVKRIRCITRFGEIVELSNEEAGFSYRSSKLSDYIVLSAVLSLKKGDKHRIKEKMDENLIYRANTQPKGFSAGSVFKNPPNNKAWRLIREVGLAGYRIGDVMFSDKHANFIINLGNGRSGDVISLMRIAYDRVKSNFGITLEPEIKFLGLHF comes from the coding sequence ATGATTATAATGATGCTAAATGTTATGTTAATGTTGGGTACTATACTTAAGGGACAGGAGCGCAACTTTGAAGTTGTGGAAGATTTCAATATTAAGCCACTGACTACCTTCAGGATAGGTGGAATTGTTAGGTATTTTGTGCGAGTTTATAATGAGGAAGGTTTAGTTCGTATTTTGGGTATTTTGAATGAAGAGAGTATTCCATTCTTTTTACTTGGAGGTGGATCTAATCTACTGGTTTCTGATGGGGTAATAGACGGACTTGTTGTAATTAAGCTTGAAGGAACTTTTAAAGAAGTGGAGGTCCTAAGGGGTACCGATGATGAAGTTTTTGTTAAGGTTGGTGCTGGGTATTCGCTACCTTCGTTTTCTAAATTTGCGCTTGATAATGGTCTTTCTGGTGTGGAGTTTTGTATTGCTATACCGGGTAGTTTTGGTGGGGGACTTATAATGAATGCGGGAGCACACGGTGGAGAACTTAAAGATGTAGTAAAAAGAATTCGTTGTATAACAAGGTTTGGAGAGATAGTTGAACTCTCAAACGAAGAAGCAGGTTTCTCATATAGGAGTAGCAAACTTTCTGATTACATTGTTTTATCAGCAGTTTTGTCTCTTAAAAAAGGTGATAAGCATAGAATAAAAGAGAAGATGGATGAAAACCTTATATACAGGGCTAATACTCAACCAAAGGGTTTCTCTGCTGGTTCTGTATTCAAAAACCCACCTAATAACAAGGCTTGGAGACTGATAAGAGAGGTTGGGCTTGCTGGATATAGGATAGGTGATGTTATGTTTTCTGACAAACACGCAAATTTCATAATAAACCTTGGTAATGGTAGATCTGGAGATGTAATTAGCTTGATGAGGATTGCTTACGATAGAGTGAAGAGTAATTTTGGTATAACTCTAGAACCAGAGATAAAATTTTTAGGTTTACATTTCTAG